Genomic DNA from Bacteroidota bacterium:
TATTATTGCTCGCAAAATATTGGTCTTGCACACAGACGTCTTTCCATTATTGATTTATCTACCGGAGACCAACCTATGTTCAACAATGAGAAAAGCATTACAATAATTTTTAACGGGGAAATTTACAACTACATTGAACTTCGAGATGAATTAAAAAAGTTAAGTCATAAGTTCAAAACAAATTCAGATACTGAAGTAATTATTCGCGCATACGAGCAGTGGGGATTTGACTGCCAGAATAAACTAAATGGCATGTGGGCTTTTTCGCTTTGGGATAATAAAAAGAAACAACTTTTTTTATCACGTGACCGTTTGGGAGAAAAACCTCTTTACTATTCAACTTTCGATAATTCATTCATTTTTGGTTCTGAAATAAAATCACTTTTAATGTATGGATGTCCTGCAACTCCTAATCTTGAGTTGACAGAACTTTATTTAAGTCTTGGTTACATTCCGGCACCATATACTTTTTATAAAAATATTTTTAAGTTACAAGCCGGACATTACCTTGTTGTTTCAAATAATTCTATTACAGAAAAAAAATACTGGGATATGCCTATGATTGACGAGCGCAAAATGATTTCGGATAAAAAAAATGTTTATGAAACCTATTCAACTCTCCTCAATGATTCTGTGCAAATAAGGATGCGAAGCGATGTTCCTTATGGCGCTTTTCTCAGCGGAGGGCTTGACTCTGCAAGCGTAGTTGCGCTTATGAGTAAATTGACAAGTTCGCCTGTCCGCACATTTACAATTGGTTTCAAGGAAAAATCTTTTGACGAAAGAAATCTTGCAAAGGAAGTTGCTGAAAAATTTAAAACCAATCATGAAGAGTTTGCTGTTGAGCCCGAAGTGTTCGATGATGAGTTAAAAAAAATCATCAGCCGGTTTGATGAACCCTTTGGAGATTCTTCCGCAATTCCTACAGGATACGTTTCAAAAATTGCAGCACAAAAAGTTAAAATGGTCTTGACAGGCGATGGTGGCGATGAAGTATTATCCGGGTACGAATCAAACAGAGTAGAGAAATTTGCAGAGCAATATCAACATTTGCCACACATCATACGAAGAGCCATGCCCGGTGCAGTTTCTGTGCTGAGCAATTTTTTTTCCGGAAACATCCGGTATAAGTTGAATCGCATTTCAAAGGCACTATCATTTTCAAATAAAACTTTTGATGAACGCCTTATGGCAAAATCATGGTGCAAACCTGAATTGGCAGAAAAATTAATTCAGCATTCTGAAAAACAGATTAAGCTTTCTGATTTTATTCACAATCTTTTTGAAAAATATCCTGTAAAAAATCCTTTCTATCAATTAATGTATTTTCAGTTTAAAGTTTTGCTGCCCGATGATTTTCTTACGAAAGTTGACCGCATGAGCATGGCTTACTCTCTTGAAACACGTGTTCCTTTTTTAGATTATCGCTTGATTGAATTTATGATGCATGTTCACCGCGATGTAAAAATGAACGGCTATGAAAGAAAAAGTGTTTTAAGAAATACAATCGGAAAGCAACTCCCCTCTTCTCTTCTTCGCGCACCCAAGCGAGGATTCAGTATTCCTCTCCGTGAATGGTTCAAGGATAAAGCATTTGAACAAAAACTTCAGTCGCTTTATAATTCCGATTTTGGATTATCTTCTTCTCTTATAAAAGAATTAGTTTCCCAAAATGCAAGCGGTAAAGAAGATTTAGGAAATTTGTTGTGGATGCTTTTTATTTATAAGAAATGGATTGAAAAATCATGAAACTGAAATTTTCTTTCCTTCACATTGGAATTTATTTATTAATTCTTTCGCTCTTTCAGGGTAGTTTCATTATTCAATATTCTGCTTTGTTTATTTTCATTCTGATTTTTCTTTTTACGCAACAACCTGTAATTAAAAAAAATATTTTTCTTTTTATTCCTGTCCTGCTTATTTTAGTTGCTTTTATTTCTTATATCTATAATTACATTAATGAAAGTGCCGATGGTTATACGTTTTTATTCTGGATTTTTTCATATCTGCCGCCAATCATATTAATGTGGATCATTATTTCATGCGCAGAGAGAATAGATTTTTTCAATGCGTATAAATTTTATAAATGGTTGGTTTATTTTCAATCTTTCTTACTGATTATTTCTGCAATTCAAAATCATAAATTTATTGTAGGCGACCCGGCCAAAGGCACAGTGGGTGACGCTAATTGGGTTGCCTTTCATATTTGTGTTGTACTTTTGTATGAAATAGTCCGGATAATTATTTTATCAAAACAAGGAAAAATTTCTTTCACTAAAAATTTTTCTTCGTTTGCAGAAATATTATATTTTCTTGTTGTGTTGCTTATTCCTGAATCAACTGCAAATCTTGGATTCATGATAATAATAATCGGATTTATTTTTTTCAATGAATATCTTTTACGTTATGTAAATTTTTTCAGAATAGTCCTTTTTATTTTAATTTCTATTTGCATAATTTTTTTTGTTTCCAAAACGTATGTATATGAACGGCTGGAAGATGCTGTTGTTAAACTTCAAAAAACCGAGATAGAAAAAAATCCATATTTATCAAAAGTCAAGATTTATAAAAATCTTTTTAGCGGTGAACTTTACAGTCAAACAAATTGGCTGCTCGGTTCAGGACCGGCTACTTTCACCAGTCGTAGTTCCGTTATGCGCATGCCCGATGAACGAGTAAATGAATTTCCCATTGAACTTCCCTATTTCAAAAGCGAACTTTTTAAAAAATATATTTCCCCCATTTATGCCAATTGGAGAAAAACAAGAGAGCAATATGGAAATTTTGCTTCGCCACAAACAACAATAATTTCTGTATCGGTTGAACTTGGCCTGGCTGGAATTTTTATTTTCATTCTGCTTTTTTATTTTATTTACAGAAATAATAAAATCAAACATTATAGTAATGAATTTTTAAACTTGAAGAAATTTGTTCTTTACGTTACATTATTCTATTTTACAAATTTGTTTTATTTGAATTTCTGGGAATATCCTATTATTACTTTCACATATATCGTTTTTATATTTTCAATTTTGTACAATGAAAATCTTTCAACCACAAGAATAGTTTATGAGCATTGAGAGGCCAATTCTGATTCTTATTCAATCCACCGACTCCCCTATTCAGGAACATCTTAGTAAAGGAATTTGGTCCCGGCAGGAATTTACTTTAAAGCAATATGCAAAAAAGTTTTTAGTTTACTATTACACCTGCGATTCAAAAAATTTTCAATCAATAATGCCTGAAGGTGTGCTTCATAAAAAGCGGGAAATAACTTCTTCCGTATTTGGCATTCGGCATATTTTATATTATTTTTTTTTACTACTCAGTTCTTTCAAGTGGAGAAAACATAATTGTGTAGTGAGAATTATTGGTGTGAATGTTCCCGTAATTCCCTTATTAAAATGCATTTCAAAAAAATATTTTATAATCAGCTACCAGTTTGACTGGACATACGGAATGAAAAAAGATTATAAGGGAATAAAGCCACTCGTTTCTGCCTTTGTACAAAGATGGGTAATTAATTCTGCCGACCATCTTATTTGCACCACTCAATGGCTGGCAGACATTGCAAAAACGAGATACGGGA
This window encodes:
- the asnB gene encoding asparagine synthase (glutamine-hydrolyzing) translates to MCGIAGIFHFDESRNADKSLLKRMSDSIAHRGPDGENYYCSQNIGLAHRRLSIIDLSTGDQPMFNNEKSITIIFNGEIYNYIELRDELKKLSHKFKTNSDTEVIIRAYEQWGFDCQNKLNGMWAFSLWDNKKKQLFLSRDRLGEKPLYYSTFDNSFIFGSEIKSLLMYGCPATPNLELTELYLSLGYIPAPYTFYKNIFKLQAGHYLVVSNNSITEKKYWDMPMIDERKMISDKKNVYETYSTLLNDSVQIRMRSDVPYGAFLSGGLDSASVVALMSKLTSSPVRTFTIGFKEKSFDERNLAKEVAEKFKTNHEEFAVEPEVFDDELKKIISRFDEPFGDSSAIPTGYVSKIAAQKVKMVLTGDGGDEVLSGYESNRVEKFAEQYQHLPHIIRRAMPGAVSVLSNFFSGNIRYKLNRISKALSFSNKTFDERLMAKSWCKPELAEKLIQHSEKQIKLSDFIHNLFEKYPVKNPFYQLMYFQFKVLLPDDFLTKVDRMSMAYSLETRVPFLDYRLIEFMMHVHRDVKMNGYERKSVLRNTIGKQLPSSLLRAPKRGFSIPLREWFKDKAFEQKLQSLYNSDFGLSSSLIKELVSQNASGKEDLGNLLWMLFIYKKWIEKS